ATGAGCTCACCGACCACCTCTACGTGCACTACGAGGACCGCGCGGTGCAGCACCTGTTCACCGTGGCGTGCGGCCTCGACTCGATGGTCGTCGGCGAGGCGCAGATCCTCGGCCAGCTGCGATCGGCCTACGCGGTGGCGCGCAAGGAGGGCGCCCTCGGGCGCACGTTGACCCCGTTGGTGCAGCGCGCCCTGCGGGTCGGCAAGCGGGCCCACAGCGAGACCGGCATCGACAAGGCCGGCCAGTCCCTGGTGAGCGTCGGGCTCGACCTCGGCGCCCAGGCGCTCGGCGGGCTCGTCGGGCGCAGCGCGCTGATCGTGGGCGCGGGGTCGATGGCGGCGCTGGCGGGCGCAACGCTCCGGCGGGCCGACGCCGGGGCCATCACCGTCGCCAACCGCACGCCCGCGCACGCCGCCCGGCTCGCCGACTCGCTCGGCGGTCGCGGCGCGGGACTCGCCGGCCTGACCGACGCGATCGCCGACGTCGACCTGCTCGTCTGCTGCACGGGGGCGACCGGCGCGGTCGTCAGCGTCGACGCGGTCGAGACGGCGATGAGCCGCCGACCCGACCGCCCGCTGTTCGTGCTCGACCTCGCGCTGCCCCGCGACGTCGACGCGGCCGTGCGGCAGGTGCCGGGCATCACCCTCGTCGATCTGGAGGCGCTGCGCGCGGTGCTGGAAGGTGAGCAGGTCGCGCGCGACGTCGAGGCCGTACGCCGCATCGTCACCGACGACGTCGCCGACTACCTGTCCCAGCAGCGGTCCGCCCGGGTCGCACCGACCGTCGTCGCGCTGCGCTCCAAGGCCCAGGACGTCATGGATGCGGAGCTGTTGCGCCTCGCCGGGCGGCTGCCCGACGTCGACGAGCGCACCCGCCGCGAGATCGGCGACACCGTCCGGCGCGTGGTCGACAAGCTGCTGCACGCACCGACCGTGCGGGTGAAGGAGCTGGCCGGGGCGCCCGGCGGCGACTCCTACGCGGAGGCGCTGCGCGAGCTGTTCGATCTCGACCCGGCCGCGCCCGTGGCGGTCACCCGCGCCGACGTGGCCGTCGATGAGGACGGTGCGCCGTGAATGCGCTCCGGCTGGGCACCCGGCGCAGCGCCCTCGCGATGGCGCAGGCGCGGCTGGTCGCCGACGCCATCACCGCGCGCAGCGGCCGGGCGGTCGAGCTCGTCGAGGTCGTCACGGAGGGCGATCGCTCGCGAGCCGCGCTGGCGTCCTTGGGCGGCAGCGGCGTCTTCGTGACCGCCCTGCGCGAGCGACTGCTCGGCGGCGACGTCGACGTGGCCGTGCACTCGCTCAAGGACCTGCCCACGGCCGCCGCGCCCGGCCTTGCGCTCGCCGCGGTGCCGCGGCGGGAAGACCCGCGCGACGTGCTGGTCGCCCGCGCCGGCGCCACCCTGGCCGAGCTGCCCGAAGGTGCGCGCGTCGGCACCGGCTCGCCGCGCCGGGCCGCCCAGCTGCGAGCGCTCGGGCTGGGCCTCGAGATCGTCGCCATCCGCGGCAACGTCGACACCCGGCTGCGGGCCGTCGCCGAGGGTGACTTCGACGCGATCGTGCTCGCGCGCGCCGGCCTGGCCCGGCTCGGCCGGCTCGACGAGGTGACCGAGGTGCTCGACCCGCTGCAGATGCTGCCGGCCCCCGGGCAGGGCGCGCTCGCGGTCGAGTGCCGGGCCGACGATCGCGCGGTTGCCGACCTGCTCGGCGCGCTCGACGACCCCGACAGTCGCGCCGCGGTCGCTGCCGAACGCGCGCTGCTCGCGACGCTGGAGGCGGGCTGCTCCGCACCGGTCGGCGCTCTCGCCGACGTGGCAGATGGCGGCGACGGGCTGGAACTGTTCCTGCGCGGATGCGTGGTCGCCGTCGACGGCGGGGACGCGGTGAGGGCGAGCGCGACCGGTGCGCCGGCCGCCGCCGCTGATGTAGGGGTCCGTCTCGCCCGCGAGCTGCTCGAGCTCGGCGCGGCGGGACTGATGGATCACACGAGCACTGACGTGAGCAAGGCCGAGAAGAGGGCGGGGTCCCTGTGAGTTCGCGGACGCAGAAGAAGACCAACGGTCCCGTGACGTTCGTCGGCGCCGGTCCGGGCGACGACCGGCTCCTGACCGTGCGGGGAGCCGAAGTGCTGGCCGCCGCAGACGTCGTGGTCGCCGATCCGCAGCGGCACGCAGCACTGCTGCGCCGCTGCCGCGACGACGTGGAGGTCGTCGACGCCACCGGGCTCGACGCCGCTGCCGCCGTCAAGGCCCTGGTTGCCGCGGCGCGGGAGGGGCGGGCGGTCGTGCGGCTGCTCGACGGCGACCCGGCCCTCGACGGCGGCCTGGCCGAGGAGGCCGACGCCGTGGCCAAGGCCAAGCTGGGGTTCGAGGTCGTGCCCGGCGTCAGCGCCGCCGTCTCGGTGCCGGTGCACGCCGGCGTACCGCTGACGTCGGCGAAGGCACGGATGGTGAGCGTCGCCGACCTGCGTGCCGGGGCGCCCGACCCCGACTGGCCGGCGCTCGCCGCCGCCAACACCGTCGTGCTGCACGTTCCCGCGGGCGAGGTCGGCAAGGCCGCGACCGCGCTGGTCGAGCACGGTCGCTCGGCGGGCACACCGGTCGCCGTCACCGTCCGCGGCTCGACGACCCAGCAGCGCACGGTCGTCACGACGCTCGACACCGCGGAGTCCGACGTCGCGGCCGACGGGCTCGACGGCTCCGCTGTCGCCGTCGTCGGTGACGTCGTGAAGCTGCGTGACCGGCTCAGCTGGTTCGAGACCAAGCCGCTGTTCGGCTGGAAGGTCCTGGTGCCCCGCACCAAGGAGCAGGCCTGGTCGCTGTCGGAACAGCTGCGGTCCTACGGCGCGGTGCCCGTCGAGGTGCCGACGATCGCCGTCGAGCCGCCGCGCACACCGGCGCAGATGGACCGGGCCATCAACGGCATGGTCTCGGGCCGCTACCAGTGGGTCGTCTTCACCTCGACCAACGCGGTCCGGGCGGTGCGGCAGAAGTTCGAGCAGATCGGTCTCGATGCCCGGGCCATGGGCGGCATGCGGATCGCGGTCGTCGGCGAGATGACCGGGCAGGCGCTGCGCGAGTGGGGCATCAACCCCGACCTGGTGCCGAGCGGCGAGCAGTCGAGCGAGGGCCTGCTCGAGGACTTCCCCGAGTACGACGACGTCTTCGACCACCTCGACCGGGTGTTCCTGCCCCGCGCCGACATCGCCACCGACACGCTCGTCGCGGGGCTGAAGGAGCGCGGCTGGCAGGTCGACGACGTGACCGCCTACCGCACCGTCCGCGCGGCGCCCCCGCCGGCCGAGACCCGCGAGGCGATCAAGACCGGCGGCTTCGACGCCGTGCTCTTCACGTCGAGCTCGACCGTGCGCAACCTCGTCGGCATCGCCGGCAAGCCCCACTCCTCGACGGTCATCGCGGTCATCGGCCCGCAGTCGGCGAAGACGGCGGAGGAGCACGGTCTGCGTGTCGACGTCCAGGCGTCGACCGCGTCCGCCGCCGCGCTCGCCGAGGCACTCGCGGAGTTCGGCCGCGAACGCCGGCTGGTCGACGACGAGCTGCCCGGCAAGGCCAACCGGGCCAAGGCCAAGAAGGGCAAGTGACCGGCGCGGCGGCCGCCGCCGGCTTCCCGGCGGTGCGGCCGCGGCGCTGGCGGCGTACACCCGCGCTTCGCCGGCTGGTCGCCGAGACCCGGCTGCACCCCGCCGACCTCGTGCTGCCGATGTTCGTCAAGGAGGGCATCGGTGAGCCGCAGCCGGTGGCCTCGATGCCGGGCGTCGTGCAGCACACCCGCGACTCGCTGCGCAAGGCGGCGGCCGAGGCGGTCGACGCCGGGGTCGGCGGCCTGATCCTGTTCGGCATCCCCGCCGCCAAGGACGACCGGGGCTCGGCCGCCGACGACCCGCAGGGCGTCGTGCAGGTCGCCATGGCCGACCTGGTCGCGGAGGTGGGCGACGCGACCGTGCTCATGAGCGACCTGTGCCTCGACGAGTACACCGACCACGGCCACTGCGGCCTGCTCACCGCCGACGGTGACGTCGACAACGACGCGACGCTCGAGCGCTACGCCTCGATCGCCGTCGCCCAGGCCGCCGCCGGCAGCCACGTCGTCGCGCCCAGCGGCATGATGGACGGCCAGGTCGCCGCGATCCGGGCCGCGCTCGACGGCGCCGGCTTCGCGCACGTCGCGATCCTCGCCTACGCCGCGAAGTACGCCTCGGCCTTCTACGGACCCTTCCGCGATGCCGCCGAGTGCGCGCCGCAGTTCGGCGACCGTGCGGGTTACCAGCAGGACCCGGGCGGCGCGCTCGAGGCGCTCCGCGAGGTGCGCCTCGACCTCGCCGAGGGCGCCGACGCCGTCATGGTGAAGCCTGCGCTGGCCTACCTCGACGTCGTACGCCGGGTGGCGGAGGAGGTCGACGTGCCGGTCGCCGCCTACCAGGTGAGCGGCGAGTACGCGATGGTGGAGGCGGCCGCCGCCCAGGGCTGGCTGGACCGCGAGCGGACGATCCTCGAGACGGTGACCGCGATCCGTCGGGCCGGTGCCCGCATGATCCTCACCTACTGGGCCGTTGAGGTGGCTGCGCGCCTGCAGGCGTAACCCCGCACGATCTGCGTCGTTGGACCCCCCTAGAGATGCTGGACGTTCGTTCAATAAGTTGGCCGGACTCGTCCCGGTTTGCGCCCATCGAGGCCACTAGGGGGTCATGTCGGTGAGTGATCGGCGTCACAGCAGCCGTCGGCTCGCGCTCGTCGGGGCGCTCGCCATCGCGGCTGGTGCGACGGTGCCGGCGCTGCTCGTTACACAGGCAGCCGCCGCCGACGAGTTCATCCCCGGTTCGGCGACCGCGCTGGCCCAAGGCCTGCAGCTGGCGCCGGCGACGGGCGGGCTCAACTACGCGATCACGCAGGGCGTCGCGATCGGCGGCTACGAGGGCAGCCAGGGCAAGGCGCAGTCGCAGACATTCGACCTCGGCATCATCGGCACGACGCTGACCGCCGAGGGCTGCGACGGCAGCGCCCCGACCATCTCGAAGGACCAGATCCCGCAGCCGCTCATCGTCGAGTCGATGGGCCAGAAGGAGTCGGCCGACAAGACCGAGGCCGGCCAGATGCCGCCCGCGGCGGTCGGCACCGAGCACGTCGAGGCCGATGGCACCCCCTCCGGCTACGCGAAGACCACCGGAGTGTCGCTCGGTGTCCCCGGCGTCATCACGATCGAGGGCGGTAGCAGCGAGGCGAGCGGAAGGCTGGTCCCCGACAAGGCCCGCATCGCCGAGGCCACCAGCACGTTCGGCAAGGTGCTGCTCGGAGGCGGGCTGGTCGAGCTCGACGGGCTCACCTGGCACGCCGTGCAGCAGACCGGAGCCAACTCCAAGATCGAGAAGGCCGACGGCACGTTCACCATCGGCGCGATCAAGCTGGCCGGGCAGGCCGTGCCCTTCGACCAGAACTCCCTGAGCACCGTGATCGACAGTCTCAACAAGGCGCTGGCGCCGCTCGGGACCTACATCAAGCTCCCCGGCAAGGTCGCGACCGACGACGGGTCCGTGAAGCTCTCGCCGATGGTGATCGGCATGGCCAACAACCAAGTCGGCCAGCAGACCCTCGGCCAGGCGCTCGGCGCCGGCCAGCCGGTGCGCGACGCGCTGTTCCAGGCGATGACCGGGGTCAGCTGCAAGACGTCGACGCTCTTCCTGCTCGGTGACATCGGCACCGGCCCGCTGACGGGTGCGGGCTCCGTCGCACTCAACATCGGCGGCATCCAGGCCGGCAGCGAGGGCATCGTCTACGACAACCCCTTCGGCGACTTCGGTGGCGATCTCGGCGGCCCGGTCTCCGGCGGCCCGATCGACCTGCCTGCCGGCGGTGCCGGCGGCATGCCGTCGCTGTCGGGTACGGGCGGCTCGCTGCCCTCCGTCGCCGACAGCGCCAGCGGCGGCCCGAGCACCGGCGGCGCGCCGACCGTCGCCGCGTCGCCGGTCGTCGATAGCCGCACGTGTTCCAGCACGCACCCCTCTGGCGGCAGCTGCGACAACACCCCGGCCGTCGCCGTGGGGCTCGGCGCGCTCGGCGCGATCTTCGCGGTCGGCGTGGCCGACGTGGTCCTCGGTCGCCGTCGCGGCCAGCGGCTGAGCGAGCTGCGGCTCTAGCAGCCCGGCTTCGCCGCTCCCGCCCCCCGCACCATCCCGGCCGACCCCGCCCCCCGGCGGCGCAGGAGGACTTCCATGTTCACGCCCTCGGATCGACGGCTGCTCCGCGGCTACGGCCCGCTGATCGGCTTCGTCCTCGTCTTCGTGCTGGTGGCCGCGTTCGTGCCGACCGTCGCCCGCGAGCAGGTCACCCTGCGCGTGGCCGGCGGCACCGGCGGCGGGTCCGGCTCCGGGGTGGATGCCGGCGGCGGCAGCACCACCGGCTCCGCCCCGGGCGGCGGGAGCGGCGGCGGCACGGCGTCCGGCAACACCGCGGGCTCGGGTGGTGGTGGCCAGGGTTCGGCGGTCACGCCGCAGGCCTCGATCCCGGCCAGCACCAGCGCCTGCCCCGGCCGCACCAAGCAGGTCCCCGGCGACCCCTACTCCCCGCCCTGCATCGCGTTCAGCGGCGGCAACGGCGGCGCCACCTCGAGGGGCGTCACCAAGGACTCGATCACGGTGGCCTTCCGCCAGACCAGCGACCCGGGCTTCCAGCAGACGCTGGCCTCTCTCGGGGGCGCGTCGTTCTCCGACACCCCCGGCGACATCCAGCGCACGGTGCTCGGCCTGGCGAAGTACTTCAACACGCACTTCCAGTTCTACGGGCGCAAGCTGAACTTCGTCTTCTACAACGGCCAGGGCAGCCAGACCAACGAGCTGCTCGGCGGCGGCCAGCAGGAGGCCAACGCCGACGCGATCACCGTCGGGCAGAAGATCAAGGCGTTCGCCGACATGAGCGCGACCACCGAGCCGTACGGCGACGCGCTCGCGCGCCAGAAGGTCGTCGGCTTCGGCGTGCCCTACCTGTCCCGCGAGTGGATGACCGAGCGACGGCCCTACATGTGGAGCATCGCCACCGACTGCTCGGTCATCACCGAGACCGTCAGCGAGGTCGGCGTCAAGCAGGTGCTCGGCAAGCCGGCCGAGCACGCCGGCGGCGACCTCAAGGGCAAGCCGCGAAAGCCGGTGATCCTGGCGCCCGACAACCCCTGGTACCAGGAGTGCGTCAAGGCCGGGCTCGCGATCGTGAAGAAGGCCGGCAAGCCGGTGCCGCAGACGATCGCCTACAGCCTCAACCTGTCGACGATGTCGAGCCAGGCGGCGAGCATCATCGCCAAGCTCAAGTCCGAAGGCGTCACCACGGTGATCTGCGGCTGCGACCCGGTCATCCCGGTCTACCTGACGTCGAAGGCCAAGGAGCAGAACTACATCCCCGAGTGGGTGGTCACCGGTACCGCGCTGACCGACCAGGACATCGTCGGCCAGCTGTTCGACCAGACCGAGTGGGCGCACGCGTTCGGCATCAGCTACGCGGCCGAGCAGCCGCCGCAGCGCGCGACGCTCGGCTATGCGGCGTACAAGAGCGTCAACAGCGACACCCCGGCCAACGCCGTGGACCTGATCTACCAGCAGATGTACATGCTCGCGCTCGGCGTGCAGCTGGCCGGACCGGACCTGACGCCGCAGACCTTCGAGCAGGGCATGTTCCGCTACCCCGGCGGCACCGGGCAGTACGGCACCTGGGGCTTCGGGCCCGGGCACTACACGCCCACCCAGGACGCCCGTGAGATCTACTGGGACCCGACCAGGATCTCGAAGTACAACGGCAAGCAGGGTGCCTACGTCACCTCGAGCGAGCGCTACAAGCAGGGTCACTGGCCGACCGCCGACCACGTGAAGGCCTACCAGTGACGCCGACCTTGCAGTCGCTGCGCGAGGTGCGGGCGCCCCGCTGGGCGCTGTGGCTCGCCGGCGCCGTGCTGGTCGTGCTGGTCGCGCCGGCGATCGCCCCGTCGCAGATCCCGCGGGGCGTGGTCCTGCAGGGCGCGGAGTACGGCACGATCACCGGGCTGTTGGCGCTCGGCCTGGTGCTGACCTACCGGGCCAGCCGCATCATCAACTTCGCCTACGGCGCCCTGGGCGGGCTCGCCGCGACCCTTACGGTCGAGCTCTACCTGGGCCGGCACTGGAACTGGGGGCTGGCGATCGTCGTCGGCCTCGCGGCCGGCGCCGTCATCGGCGGGTTGATCGAGATCCTCGTCGTACGCCGGTTCTTCACGGCTCCCCGGTTGGTGCTGACCGTCGCGACGATCGGCCTCGCGCAGGTCGTCGGCGGATTCCAGCTCTTGATCCCGAGGTGGGTCGGCGGCCCGCCGCTGATCGGCAGCTTCGAGACGCCGCTGTCCAAGGCCAGCACCTCGATCGACCCGGTCATCTTCAGCGGCAACGACCTGCTGATCATCGCGGTCGTGCCGCTGGTCATCGGCGGGCTCGGCTGGTTCCTGCTGCGCACGGATGCGGGCATCGCCGTGCGCGCCGTGGCCGACAACGGCGACCGGGCGATGCTGCTCGGCATCCCGATCCGCCGGCTCTCCACCCTCGTCTGGGTGCTCGCCGGCGCGCTCGCGGCGCTGGCGACGATCCTCGGCGCCCCGTCGCAGGGTCTCGTGCTCTCGGCCGGCGCGGGGCCGCAGCTGCTGCTGCCGGCGCTGGCGGCGGCCGTCGTCGCCCGGCTCGAGTCGTTGCCGGTCGCCTTCGGCGCAGGGGTGGGTCTCGGGGTCCTCGACGCCCTCGTGCGCTGGAACATCAGCAAGCAGTCGGCGGCCACGGTGGCCTTCCTCGTCGTGATCCTCGTGGCGCTGCTGCTGCAGCGCAGGGCTGCGGGCCGCGCGCGTGACACCGACTCGACGTGGGTGTCGGCCGGCACCCTCAAGCCGATCCCGCAGGTGCTGGCACGGCTGCCGGAGGTGCGGATCGGGCGCGGGCTGGTCGGCGCCGGCGTGCTGGCCGCCGCGGTGATCGCCCCGCTGGTCGCCGGGCCCGGCAAGACCAACCTGTTCAGCATCGCCCTGGTCTACGGCATGGTCGCGGTCTCGCTGGTCATGCTCTCGGGCTGGGCGGGCCAGGTGAGCCTGGGGCAGTTCGCGCTGGTCGGCATCGGCGGCGTCGTGACCGGCGACCTGATCATGCGGTGGAACGTCGACCTGTTCGTCTGCCTCGTCGCGGCCGCCGCGGCGGGCGCCGCACTGGCCATCGCGGTCGGCCTGCCCGCGCTGCGCATCCGCGGGCTCTTCCTCGCGGTGACGACCCTGGCGCTGGCGGTCGCGGTCGACTCCTTCTTCCTCAACCCGACGAACTTCGCGTCGCTGATCCCGCAGAGCTACACGCGTCCGGTGCTCTGGCAGCGATTCGACCTGCAGTCCGAGCGTTCGCTCTACTACCTCTGCCTGGGCATGCTGCTGCTCGTCATCGGGCTGGTCGTCGGGCTGCGCCGCACTCGGCCCGGCCGGGTCATGCTGGCCACCCGCGACAACGAGCGCGCCGCCGCGGCGATGGCTGTCCCCACCACGCGGGTGAAGCTGGTCGGCTTCGTGCTGTCCGGCGCGGTCGCGGGGGTCGCCGGCGGGCTGCACGCGCTGCTGCTGCAGAGCATCGGCTTCCACACCTACGAGCCGTCGCAGAGCCTGCTGGTCTTCTCGATGGCGGTCATCGGTGGGCTCGCCTCGATCTCCGGAGCCCTGCTCGGTGTCGCCGCCGTCGAGCTGGCCGTCCGGGCCTTCCCGGCCTACCAGCTGATCATCACCGGCAGCGGCCTGCTCTTCCTGCTGCTCGTGCTGCCCGGTGGTCTCGGCGAGGCGCTGCAGCTGGTGCGCGACCGGCTGCTGCGGATCGTCGCTCGCCGTCGCGGCATCGAGTCGGGGCTCGACGTGCCGTCGAGTGACCTGCTGCGCGAGCAGGTCGGCGTCAGCGAGGCGGCCGAGGTCGCGGCCGCCGTGCACGAGGCCGACGACGGCGACGCGCTGCTGCGGTGCCGCGGCGTCGAGGTGAGCTACGGCAGCGTGCAGGTGCTGTTCGGCGTCGACTTCTCCGTGCAGGAAGGCGAAATCGTCGCGCTCCTGGGCACCAACGGGGCCGGCAAGTCCACGTTGCTGAAGGCCGTCAGCGGCCTGTCGCCGACCGGCGGCGGGCACGTGGTCTTCGGCGGCGACGAGATCACCGGCCGGCGTGCCGACCTGCTCGCCCGGTCGGGCATGGCGCTCATGCCGGGCGGCCGGGGCGTCTTCCCGACCCTGACCGTGGCCGAGAACCTCCGGCTCGCGGCGTGGACCATCCGCCACGACGCCGCGGCCGTCGAGGCCGCCCGCGAGGAGGTGCTCGACCTCTTCCCGGTGCTGCGCGGACGCGCCGACCAGGCGGCCGGGGACCTGTCCGGCGGCGAGCAGCAGATGCTCTCGCTCGGCCAGGCGCTGATGACCCGGCCCAAGCTGCTGCTGATCGACGAGCTGTCGCTCGGCCTGGCGCCGACCGTCGTCGGCCAGCTGCTCGACGTGGTGCGCCGGCTCAACGCCGCGGGCGTCACCGTCGTCGTCGTCGAGCAGTCGGTCAACGTCGCGCTCGAGCTCGCGGAGCGGGCGGTGTTCATGGAGAAGGGTCAGGTGCGGTTCAGCGGCCCGACCGCCGAGCTGCTGGAGCGCCCCGACGTGCTGCGCTCGGTCTTCATCGCCGGCGCGGCCGCACCCGAGTCGCGCGCCCCCGCGCGCACGGCCCGGCGCCGGAAGAAGGAGGAGCCGGTCGCGCGGCTCTTCGACCCCGAGCTGCCGCCGATCCTCGAGGTGCAGAGCATCACGAAGTCCTTCGGCGGCATCCGCGCCCTCGACGGCATCGACCTCGCGCTGCGCAAGGGCGAGATCCTCGGCCTGATCGGCCACAACGGCGCGGGCAAGACCACGCTCTTCGACGTCATCTCGGGCTTCCTGCCGGCCGATGGAGGTCGGGT
The Mycobacteriales bacterium DNA segment above includes these coding regions:
- a CDS encoding glutamyl-tRNA reductase; its protein translation is MSVLVVGLSHRSAPVALLERAALAADDVPKVLVELLRAPGVDEALVASTCNRVEVYAEVEKFHGGVQAISDLLAQVSGIPLDELTDHLYVHYEDRAVQHLFTVACGLDSMVVGEAQILGQLRSAYAVARKEGALGRTLTPLVQRALRVGKRAHSETGIDKAGQSLVSVGLDLGAQALGGLVGRSALIVGAGSMAALAGATLRRADAGAITVANRTPAHAARLADSLGGRGAGLAGLTDAIADVDLLVCCTGATGAVVSVDAVETAMSRRPDRPLFVLDLALPRDVDAAVRQVPGITLVDLEALRAVLEGEQVARDVEAVRRIVTDDVADYLSQQRSARVAPTVVALRSKAQDVMDAELLRLAGRLPDVDERTRREIGDTVRRVVDKLLHAPTVRVKELAGAPGGDSYAEALRELFDLDPAAPVAVTRADVAVDEDGAP
- the hemC gene encoding hydroxymethylbilane synthase, giving the protein MAQARLVADAITARSGRAVELVEVVTEGDRSRAALASLGGSGVFVTALRERLLGGDVDVAVHSLKDLPTAAAPGLALAAVPRREDPRDVLVARAGATLAELPEGARVGTGSPRRAAQLRALGLGLEIVAIRGNVDTRLRAVAEGDFDAIVLARAGLARLGRLDEVTEVLDPLQMLPAPGQGALAVECRADDRAVADLLGALDDPDSRAAVAAERALLATLEAGCSAPVGALADVADGGDGLELFLRGCVVAVDGGDAVRASATGAPAAAADVGVRLARELLELGAAGLMDHTSTDVSKAEKRAGSL
- a CDS encoding uroporphyrinogen-III synthase — its product is MSSRTQKKTNGPVTFVGAGPGDDRLLTVRGAEVLAAADVVVADPQRHAALLRRCRDDVEVVDATGLDAAAAVKALVAAAREGRAVVRLLDGDPALDGGLAEEADAVAKAKLGFEVVPGVSAAVSVPVHAGVPLTSAKARMVSVADLRAGAPDPDWPALAAANTVVLHVPAGEVGKAATALVEHGRSAGTPVAVTVRGSTTQQRTVVTTLDTAESDVAADGLDGSAVAVVGDVVKLRDRLSWFETKPLFGWKVLVPRTKEQAWSLSEQLRSYGAVPVEVPTIAVEPPRTPAQMDRAINGMVSGRYQWVVFTSTNAVRAVRQKFEQIGLDARAMGGMRIAVVGEMTGQALREWGINPDLVPSGEQSSEGLLEDFPEYDDVFDHLDRVFLPRADIATDTLVAGLKERGWQVDDVTAYRTVRAAPPPAETREAIKTGGFDAVLFTSSSTVRNLVGIAGKPHSSTVIAVIGPQSAKTAEEHGLRVDVQASTASAAALAEALAEFGRERRLVDDELPGKANRAKAKKGK
- the hemB gene encoding porphobilinogen synthase, whose translation is MTGAAAAAGFPAVRPRRWRRTPALRRLVAETRLHPADLVLPMFVKEGIGEPQPVASMPGVVQHTRDSLRKAAAEAVDAGVGGLILFGIPAAKDDRGSAADDPQGVVQVAMADLVAEVGDATVLMSDLCLDEYTDHGHCGLLTADGDVDNDATLERYASIAVAQAAAGSHVVAPSGMMDGQVAAIRAALDGAGFAHVAILAYAAKYASAFYGPFRDAAECAPQFGDRAGYQQDPGGALEALREVRLDLAEGADAVMVKPALAYLDVVRRVAEEVDVPVAAYQVSGEYAMVEAAAAQGWLDRERTILETVTAIRRAGARMILTYWAVEVAARLQA
- a CDS encoding ABC transporter substrate-binding protein; the protein is MFTPSDRRLLRGYGPLIGFVLVFVLVAAFVPTVAREQVTLRVAGGTGGGSGSGVDAGGGSTTGSAPGGGSGGGTASGNTAGSGGGGQGSAVTPQASIPASTSACPGRTKQVPGDPYSPPCIAFSGGNGGATSRGVTKDSITVAFRQTSDPGFQQTLASLGGASFSDTPGDIQRTVLGLAKYFNTHFQFYGRKLNFVFYNGQGSQTNELLGGGQQEANADAITVGQKIKAFADMSATTEPYGDALARQKVVGFGVPYLSREWMTERRPYMWSIATDCSVITETVSEVGVKQVLGKPAEHAGGDLKGKPRKPVILAPDNPWYQECVKAGLAIVKKAGKPVPQTIAYSLNLSTMSSQAASIIAKLKSEGVTTVICGCDPVIPVYLTSKAKEQNYIPEWVVTGTALTDQDIVGQLFDQTEWAHAFGISYAAEQPPQRATLGYAAYKSVNSDTPANAVDLIYQQMYMLALGVQLAGPDLTPQTFEQGMFRYPGGTGQYGTWGFGPGHYTPTQDAREIYWDPTRISKYNGKQGAYVTSSERYKQGHWPTADHVKAYQ
- a CDS encoding ATP-binding cassette domain-containing protein, which translates into the protein MTPTLQSLREVRAPRWALWLAGAVLVVLVAPAIAPSQIPRGVVLQGAEYGTITGLLALGLVLTYRASRIINFAYGALGGLAATLTVELYLGRHWNWGLAIVVGLAAGAVIGGLIEILVVRRFFTAPRLVLTVATIGLAQVVGGFQLLIPRWVGGPPLIGSFETPLSKASTSIDPVIFSGNDLLIIAVVPLVIGGLGWFLLRTDAGIAVRAVADNGDRAMLLGIPIRRLSTLVWVLAGALAALATILGAPSQGLVLSAGAGPQLLLPALAAAVVARLESLPVAFGAGVGLGVLDALVRWNISKQSAATVAFLVVILVALLLQRRAAGRARDTDSTWVSAGTLKPIPQVLARLPEVRIGRGLVGAGVLAAAVIAPLVAGPGKTNLFSIALVYGMVAVSLVMLSGWAGQVSLGQFALVGIGGVVTGDLIMRWNVDLFVCLVAAAAAGAALAIAVGLPALRIRGLFLAVTTLALAVAVDSFFLNPTNFASLIPQSYTRPVLWQRFDLQSERSLYYLCLGMLLLVIGLVVGLRRTRPGRVMLATRDNERAAAAMAVPTTRVKLVGFVLSGAVAGVAGGLHALLLQSIGFHTYEPSQSLLVFSMAVIGGLASISGALLGVAAVELAVRAFPAYQLIITGSGLLFLLLVLPGGLGEALQLVRDRLLRIVARRRGIESGLDVPSSDLLREQVGVSEAAEVAAAVHEADDGDALLRCRGVEVSYGSVQVLFGVDFSVQEGEIVALLGTNGAGKSTLLKAVSGLSPTGGGHVVFGGDEITGRRADLLARSGMALMPGGRGVFPTLTVAENLRLAAWTIRHDAAAVEAAREEVLDLFPVLRGRADQAAGDLSGGEQQMLSLGQALMTRPKLLLIDELSLGLAPTVVGQLLDVVRRLNAAGVTVVVVEQSVNVALELAERAVFMEKGQVRFSGPTAELLERPDVLRSVFIAGAAAPESRAPARTARRRKKEEPVARLFDPELPPILEVQSITKSFGGIRALDGIDLALRKGEILGLIGHNGAGKTTLFDVISGFLPADGGRVLLGGHPVDHLTANERAWIGLGRSFQEARLFPSLTVAETVAVSLERHLLSKDLVAAGLRLPASTDSEALAAGRVRELLAMTGLTSYAERLLSELSTGTRRIVELSCILAQDPEVVLLDEPSGGVAQRETEALGPLLRRVQDETGCSILVIEHDMPLLTGLCDRMVALELGGVIAEGTPAEVLEHPRVIESYLGTEDAAINRSGSRRAPAPA